DNA from Granulicella arctica:
TCGATCCATACCACGCGTTCAGATTCTCGACTTGAATGCCGACTCCCACTAGCTTGCTCCTTTGAGTGCGCCGCGGTTGGCAAAGATGCGGACGAGGGTGACTGAAACCATGATAAGAACAATCAGAACGAGCGATCCAGCCCACGCCAGGCGATGCCACTCGTCATAGGGAGAGATGGCATACACGTAGATTTGCAGGGGCAGCGCGGCGATGGGCTCATTCAACTTGAAGCTCCAGAACTGATTGCCGAAGGCGGTAAAAAGCAGCGGAGCGGTCTCTCCCGCAACGCGAGCAAAGGCCAACATGCAGCCAGTAATAATGCCGGGCGACGCTGTACGCAGGCTCACCGAAAGCACAGTGCGCCACTTTGGCACACCCAGTCCAAGAGCGGCTTCTCTGACTGCATGCGGCACAGTGGCCAACATCTCTTCCGTGGTACGCGTGATGGTCGGAACCATCATGATCGCCAGCGCAATGCCGCCTGCCAATGCAGAGAAGTGCTTCTGCTGCATAACCACTAGCGAGTAGATGGCGATACCCATCACGATCGATGGAACACCGTTCAGTACGTCTGCCGTAAACCGAATGAGATTCGCCAGCAGCTTGCCGCGACCGAACTCCGATAAATAAACACCCGCTGCGATACCAACGGGAACTCCCATCGAACTCGCGAGCGTCAACACAACGCCCGATCCAATAATCGAGTTCGCCATACCGCCACCCTCTTCGCCTACCGGCTTGGGTATGTGTGTGAAGAAGGCCAGGTTCAGCGAACTCGCCCCCTTATAGACCAGATAGAACAGAATTGCTACGAGGGGAGCAATGACAAGGATGGTGGCAAAGATCGAGAGTCCACTGATGAAGTAGTTGGTCGCATTGCGGCGGGCCGTATTGAGCCGCATCGACTTTGTCTGAAAGTTGATTGGTTGTGTGCTCATGGATTACCCCACCCTCGCCGGTGCGCCGCGTGTGACTGCCCAGACCAGTAACCGGGCTATCGCATTGACGACGATGGTTACGAGAAATAGCGCCAACCCTATCTCGATCAGCGCGCTGAGATACAGATCGCCAGTCGCCTCGGAGAATTCGTTCGCGATAACGCTGGCCAATGTATA
Protein-coding regions in this window:
- the pstA gene encoding phosphate ABC transporter permease PstA, with amino-acid sequence MSTQPINFQTKSMRLNTARRNATNYFISGLSIFATILVIAPLVAILFYLVYKGASSLNLAFFTHIPKPVGEEGGGMANSIIGSGVVLTLASSMGVPVGIAAGVYLSEFGRGKLLANLIRFTADVLNGVPSIVMGIAIYSLVVMQQKHFSALAGGIALAIMMVPTITRTTEEMLATVPHAVREAALGLGVPKWRTVLSVSLRTASPGIITGCMLAFARVAGETAPLLFTAFGNQFWSFKLNEPIAALPLQIYVYAISPYDEWHRLAWAGSLVLIVLIMVSVTLVRIFANRGALKGAS